From the genome of Clostridia bacterium, one region includes:
- a CDS encoding ABC transporter permease, giving the protein MNEVRGTGAVLWRDLLMLRKRFGRYVAAHLVGPLLYLTAFGWGLGRNLDFGGTSYLDFVVPGILALSAMSASFNATSTSLNISRLYHRTLEEFLLAPVGLGPLVLGHVLGGFIRGVLSSALILLLAFLFGARLHFFSPWLLASLFLTCFLFAALGVAAAMLINSHEDMGRFSTFVILPMSFLCGTFFQVEKFPPPVAELVQVLPLTHSSLALRAAALGGEFPGFSLAVLAAYAGAFLALAAWATWRME; this is encoded by the coding sequence GTGAATGAAGTGCGGGGTACGGGAGCAGTCCTGTGGCGCGACCTCTTGATGTTGCGCAAGAGATTCGGGCGCTATGTGGCCGCCCACCTGGTGGGTCCCCTGCTCTACCTCACCGCCTTCGGGTGGGGCCTGGGCAGGAATTTGGACTTCGGAGGCACGAGCTACCTCGACTTTGTGGTGCCGGGCATCCTGGCCCTCAGCGCCATGTCGGCCAGTTTCAACGCCACCAGCACCTCTCTGAACATCAGCCGCCTTTACCACCGTACCCTGGAAGAGTTTCTCCTGGCGCCCGTAGGGTTGGGACCGCTGGTGCTGGGTCACGTGCTGGGAGGCTTCATCCGGGGCGTACTTTCCAGCGCCCTGATCCTCCTGCTGGCCTTCCTCTTCGGTGCCCGGCTGCATTTCTTCAGCCCCTGGCTGCTGGCGTCCCTGTTCCTTACCTGCTTCCTGTTTGCCGCCCTGGGGGTGGCGGCGGCTATGCTGATCAACTCCCACGAAGACATGGGCCGGTTCTCCACTTTCGTCATCCTGCCCATGAGTTTCCTGTGCGGAACGTTTTTTCAGGTGGAAAAGTTCCCGCCTCCGGTGGCAGAGCTGGTTCAGGTTCTTCCCCTTACCCACTCCTCTCTGGCCCTGAGGGCCGCGGCCTTAGGAGGGGAATTTCCCGGATTCTCGCTGGCGGTGCTGGCTGCCTATGCCGGGGCATTCCTTGCCCTGGCAGCCTGGGCCACCTGGCGGATGGAGTGA
- a CDS encoding ABC transporter ATP-binding protein, protein MIEICGLCKYYGEIKAVEGLDLTIRRGEVFGLLGPNGAGKTTTVRVLTTLARPTRGKVFLDGRELTRARPEAKRQLGVVPQYVNLDQELTVWENMELHGRLYGLAGREREKRIGELLAFVELAERKNTLVEHLSGGMKRRLMIARALLHRPRVLLLDEPTVGLDPQVRRRLWDLIRRLNAQGLTILLTTHYIEEAEQLCQRVGILNRGRLIALGTPRELKARVARVVVEVTGPNCTEYRAFESREQALEHVARTGGRTTIREGNLEDVFVELTGDKVGE, encoded by the coding sequence TTGATCGAGATTTGCGGGCTGTGCAAGTATTACGGCGAAATCAAGGCGGTGGAGGGGCTCGATCTAACCATCCGCCGGGGTGAGGTTTTCGGCCTCTTGGGGCCCAACGGCGCCGGCAAGACCACTACTGTGCGGGTGCTTACCACTCTGGCCCGCCCCACCAGGGGCAAGGTTTTTCTGGACGGCCGGGAACTGACCCGGGCCCGGCCGGAAGCAAAGCGCCAGCTCGGCGTGGTGCCGCAATACGTCAACCTGGATCAGGAGCTTACGGTATGGGAAAATATGGAGCTTCACGGACGCCTGTACGGCCTGGCCGGTCGGGAGAGGGAGAAACGGATAGGGGAACTGCTGGCCTTTGTGGAGCTGGCAGAGCGGAAAAACACTCTGGTGGAGCACCTCTCCGGGGGAATGAAACGCCGGCTAATGATCGCCCGGGCCCTTCTGCACCGGCCTCGGGTGCTGCTTCTGGACGAGCCTACCGTGGGCCTGGATCCCCAGGTACGGCGAAGGCTGTGGGACCTGATCCGGCGTCTCAACGCTCAGGGCCTCACCATCCTGCTGACCACCCACTATATAGAGGAGGCGGAGCAGCTCTGCCAGCGGGTAGGCATTCTCAACCGGGGCCGACTCATAGCGCTGGGTACCCCCAGGGAGCTCAAGGCCCGGGTAGCGCGGGTAGTGGTAGAGGTGACGGGCCCTAATTGCACCGAGTATCGAGCTTTCGAAAGCCGGGAGCAGGCCCTGGAGCATGTGGCGCGAACTGGCGGGAGAACAACCATTCGTGAGGGGAACCTGGAAGACGTGTTCGTGGAATTGACCGGCGATAAGGTGGGTGAATGA
- a CDS encoding ATP-binding protein has product MPVQHDLFPFTALVGQEDMKLALLLNAVSPKIGGVLIRGEKGTAKSTAVRALARLLPEIRVVADCPFRCDPDDLGGMCAQCRERVEGGEELPVAVQRMRVVELPVSATEDRVVGTLDLEQAIRKGEKRFEPGVLAEANRGILYVDEVNLLDDHVVDVLLDAAAMGVNTVEREGISFSHPASFILVGTMNPEEGELRPQLLDRFGLCVSVTGVDDPALRAEIVRRRLAFEEDPAGFAGAWEEEEEKLRRQIEAARHLLPRVQIPEEMLLLIVRTALELGVDGHRADLVMVKAARAHAALAGRTQVTEADVEATAGFALAHRLRRRPFEEVALDREKLTGILRAAPTPGTGSTLP; this is encoded by the coding sequence ATGCCCGTGCAACACGACCTTTTCCCTTTCACCGCTCTGGTGGGGCAGGAGGACATGAAGTTGGCGCTGCTGCTGAACGCCGTCTCCCCTAAGATCGGCGGGGTGCTGATCCGGGGGGAGAAGGGTACCGCAAAATCCACGGCGGTCCGGGCCCTGGCGCGGCTCTTGCCCGAGATCCGGGTTGTGGCCGATTGCCCCTTCCGCTGCGACCCGGACGACCTGGGCGGCATGTGCGCGCAATGCCGGGAGCGTGTGGAAGGCGGCGAAGAACTGCCGGTGGCCGTACAGCGGATGCGGGTGGTGGAACTGCCGGTTTCGGCCACCGAGGATAGGGTGGTCGGCACCCTGGACCTGGAGCAGGCTATCAGGAAGGGGGAGAAGCGCTTCGAGCCGGGGGTGCTGGCCGAGGCCAACCGCGGTATCCTTTACGTGGACGAGGTAAACCTGCTGGACGATCACGTTGTAGACGTGCTGCTGGACGCCGCTGCCATGGGGGTGAACACCGTGGAGCGCGAGGGCATCTCCTTCAGCCACCCGGCAAGCTTCATCCTGGTAGGTACTATGAACCCGGAGGAAGGGGAACTCCGGCCCCAGTTGCTGGACCGCTTCGGGCTGTGCGTGAGCGTGACCGGGGTGGACGACCCGGCCTTGCGGGCGGAGATCGTGAGGCGGCGTCTGGCCTTCGAGGAGGACCCGGCGGGCTTTGCCGGGGCCTGGGAGGAAGAAGAGGAGAAACTGCGCCGTCAGATCGAAGCCGCTCGGCATCTGTTGCCCAGGGTGCAGATACCGGAGGAAATGCTGCTCCTGATCGTGCGTACCGCGCTGGAGCTGGGAGTGGACGGCCACCGGGCGGACCTGGTGATGGTGAAGGCGGCCAGGGCCCACGCCGCCCTGGCGGGCCGTACGCAGGTGACCGAAGCGGACGTGGAGGCTACGGCGGGATTCGCTCTGGCCCACCGCCTGCGGCGCCGTCCCTTCGAGGAGGTGGCGCTGGACCGGGAGAAGCTGACCGGCATTTTGAGGGCCGCTCCAACGCCGGGTACGGGGTCAACCCTTCCCTAG
- a CDS encoding putative cobaltochelatase yields the protein MGWLYPFSAILGQEEMKLALILNVINPRVGGVLIRGEKGTAKSTAVRALARLLPEIEVVAGCPCNCDPGAGERLCPLCRERQARGEKLEARRRPVPVVELPVSATEDRVVGSLDFQPALRYGQRRLACGLLAQANRGILYVDEVNLLDDHLVDLVLDAAASGVNVVEREGVSAVHPARFALVGTMNPEEGELRPQLLDRFGLCVAVEGLPDPAARVELLRRREAFDADPGGFAAIWAPWEEDLRGRLARARAALGTVALPAEVLTSAAFLAREAACAGHRAEIVLVEAGRALAAWEGREAVQVGDLERVAELVLRHRRREAISPAPPRPESVPPPPEPPERSEDNQGDEPRQEPGGGPEERPPSAGPGDMDLDSCPEPEDGSGLHARATAGERRFAVGQSFPVRRLEFGRDRRLRKGSGRRSRTRTPTRLGRYVRAVPARGTGDVALDATLRAAAPYQARRDRAGVAVAVEPGDLREKVREKRVGNLLLFVVDASGSMGAQQRMVAAKGAVFSLLLDAYQKRDRVGMVAFRGERAEVLLPPTNSVELAHRCLAELPTGGRTPLAAGLWKAYELATVHLTKNPNLSPLLIVITDGRANVALGKGKPLQEAWKVAELVRHDGRVQSLVVDAEGDGFLSLGLAQRLAEELGAAYYRIEDLRSQTLAEAVRAAAESFRPVVPKVEKERCPCNTTFSLSPLWWGRRT from the coding sequence ATGGGTTGGCTCTATCCGTTCAGCGCCATTCTGGGGCAGGAAGAAATGAAACTGGCCCTTATCCTGAACGTCATCAACCCCAGGGTCGGCGGGGTGCTGATCCGGGGCGAGAAGGGCACGGCCAAATCCACCGCGGTGCGGGCTCTGGCGCGCCTTCTGCCCGAAATCGAGGTGGTGGCCGGCTGCCCCTGCAACTGTGACCCCGGGGCCGGGGAGCGGCTCTGCCCTCTTTGCCGGGAGCGGCAGGCGAGGGGGGAGAAGCTGGAGGCCCGCCGGCGGCCGGTGCCGGTGGTGGAGCTGCCGGTTTCGGCCACCGAGGACCGGGTGGTAGGAAGCCTGGATTTCCAGCCCGCCCTGCGCTACGGCCAGAGGCGGCTGGCGTGTGGTCTTTTGGCCCAGGCCAACCGCGGGATTCTCTACGTCGACGAGGTGAATCTGCTGGACGACCACCTGGTAGACCTGGTATTGGATGCCGCCGCCTCGGGCGTGAATGTGGTCGAGCGGGAAGGGGTGTCGGCGGTGCACCCGGCGCGGTTTGCCCTGGTGGGCACCATGAACCCGGAGGAAGGGGAGCTCAGACCCCAACTGCTGGACCGCTTCGGTCTGTGCGTGGCGGTGGAGGGATTGCCCGACCCCGCGGCGCGGGTGGAGCTGCTACGGCGGCGGGAAGCTTTTGACGCCGACCCCGGGGGATTTGCGGCCATCTGGGCGCCGTGGGAAGAGGATCTGCGTGGTCGCCTGGCCCGGGCGCGGGCCGCTCTGGGGACGGTGGCGCTGCCGGCCGAGGTGCTGACGTCGGCGGCGTTTCTGGCCCGCGAAGCCGCCTGCGCCGGCCACCGGGCGGAGATTGTGCTGGTAGAGGCGGGCCGGGCTCTGGCTGCCTGGGAAGGGCGCGAGGCGGTACAGGTGGGCGACCTGGAGCGGGTGGCGGAGCTGGTGCTTCGGCACCGGCGCCGGGAGGCAATCTCCCCTGCGCCCCCTCGACCGGAGTCCGTCCCACCGCCACCGGAGCCGCCGGAGCGGTCGGAGGACAACCAGGGCGACGAGCCGCGTCAGGAACCGGGCGGCGGCCCCGAGGAACGCCCTCCTTCGGCCGGTCCTGGAGATATGGACCTGGACTCGTGCCCTGAGCCGGAGGACGGTTCCGGTCTACACGCCAGAGCCACGGCCGGGGAGCGGCGGTTTGCCGTGGGCCAGTCCTTCCCGGTCCGGCGGCTTGAGTTCGGCCGGGACCGCCGGCTGCGGAAGGGCTCGGGCCGGCGCTCCCGCACCCGCACTCCCACCCGCCTGGGCCGCTACGTGCGGGCAGTACCCGCCCGGGGCACGGGGGATGTGGCTTTGGACGCCACCTTGCGGGCCGCTGCCCCTTACCAGGCCCGCCGCGACCGGGCCGGGGTGGCGGTGGCGGTGGAGCCTGGCGACCTGCGGGAGAAGGTACGGGAGAAGCGGGTGGGAAACCTGCTCCTGTTCGTTGTGGACGCTAGCGGCTCCATGGGGGCGCAGCAGCGGATGGTGGCGGCCAAAGGGGCGGTTTTCTCCCTCCTGCTGGACGCCTATCAGAAGCGTGACCGGGTAGGCATGGTGGCCTTCCGGGGCGAGCGGGCAGAAGTGCTGCTGCCCCCCACCAACAGCGTGGAGCTGGCCCACCGTTGCCTGGCAGAGCTGCCCACCGGCGGCCGTACCCCCCTGGCGGCGGGGCTGTGGAAGGCTTACGAGCTTGCCACGGTCCACCTGACCAAGAACCCCAACCTTTCGCCCCTGCTGATAGTGATCACCGATGGTCGGGCCAACGTGGCCTTGGGGAAAGGCAAGCCCCTGCAGGAAGCCTGGAAGGTGGCCGAACTGGTCCGGCACGATGGGCGGGTGCAAAGCTTGGTGGTGGATGCCGAGGGCGACGGCTTCCTGAGCCTGGGGCTGGCCCAACGCCTGGCCGAGGAGTTGGGAGCGGCCTACTACCGGATCGAGGACCTGCGCTCCCAGACCCTGGCCGAGGCGGTGCGGGCGGCGGCCGAATCATTTCGGCCGGTTGTCCCAAAAGTAGAGAAGGAGAGATGCCCGTGCAACACGACCTTTTCCCTTTCACCGCTCTGGTGGGGCAGGAGGACATGA
- a CDS encoding cobaltochelatase subunit CobN, translating to MILGKGRVRVERPVRFLLLSTIESTGELSAALADIHSQYGPLLTVQKLCLSDWERGRLRREEVEAAVSAADLILVAIMGQTELTDYLVRLLPRSSAQIVVLVGASRDLLALTRLGNFSGADLPRREGRFDLETYLKARKFMDMTRRLGTVLPVGKLRHMRNWLVACEYYAEGGRENLRHLLLFLLREYFGARVKVEPPRKRPDYGLWWPEDRCFTDRKSFQEAVGWEADKPTVGILFYAGAHQAECLPVVRALIEALRGEVNLLPVFSRVEHNLTALRSLFFEAGRPAVNLVVNLQYFCLHGGPYGGPPEPTHQLLSELGVPVLIGFRSYTTETGEWWQGMRLSPLETTLGVVLPELDGGIDPVYVGGLATTLGKGYLEGEGKEAQALPEGIERLCGRGRRWLALRRLPNAEKRLALILYDYPPGEARLGNAGYLDALGSLRVFLEKLAAAGYGVEVPEGDLAEFLIPRGVVNGPEWPAPEPELCVPVEVYQSWYQELPADLRAEVEKHWGKPPGTVMVRQDRLLLPGVVLGNIFLGVQPSRGVHETPDKLYHDRDLPPHHQYLAFYWWLAKEFGAHALVHWGTHGTLEFTPGREGPVSRRCFPDILVGDLPHVYYYWVGNPSEATLAKRRSYAVTVSHASPPLVPSGLYGDYLELEDLLGEWRRAPEQERRQLEERLAARAKDLSLPVRTPEELELYLYRLKRRLIPRGLHVLDRQLEGEDLAEYLVGLVRFDREVPSLLRVLAGRRGWNYEECLGRPERLRTLEEEAGWAVRRWLAGEEEALPPDTARYLARVRENLGRSRESEGLLTALAGRYLLPNLGGDPLRSPEVFPVGRNMYEFDPRLIPTVTARRRGEETVAAVLERFRAAHGRYPESVGLVLWGFETLSTGGETIAQILAYLGVRLVRKGNPWFKDLELVPLTELGRPRIDVLVTICGIFRDLLGPQVELINRAVELAAEAPEPEEMNYVRLHSQKARAEHGALSRARIFGPREGEYATAVRALVESGAWQDEEELVEAYERSLAYCHYRGRIAENRKLFDALAATVEVVSQVRHSAEYEFADLDHYYEFFGGLSGAVARHRGARPRQWVVDTSEELPEVAEAGLAVDRAVRARLFNPRWLEGMLAHPFHGGQKVADRVQYLVGLAATTGQVGEWVFREALHRLILDPGVRRRLAENNRFATLELARRLAEAERRGYFSLTAQERAAFAEAVLDLEAVVEEST from the coding sequence TTGATTCTGGGAAAGGGGCGGGTAAGGGTGGAGAGGCCGGTCAGGTTCTTGTTGCTCAGCACCATCGAGAGCACCGGGGAACTCTCGGCGGCGCTGGCCGACATTCATTCTCAATACGGTCCCCTGCTTACCGTTCAGAAGCTCTGCCTCTCCGACTGGGAGCGGGGCCGGCTCCGCCGGGAAGAGGTAGAGGCCGCGGTTTCCGCCGCCGACCTGATCCTGGTGGCCATCATGGGGCAGACCGAACTGACCGACTACCTGGTTCGGCTCCTGCCCCGAAGCTCGGCTCAGATAGTGGTGCTGGTGGGCGCCAGCCGCGATCTGCTTGCCCTAACCCGCCTGGGAAACTTTTCCGGCGCGGACCTGCCCCGGCGCGAGGGACGCTTCGACCTGGAGACATACCTGAAGGCCCGCAAGTTCATGGACATGACGCGGAGGCTGGGTACCGTGCTTCCGGTGGGGAAGCTCCGGCACATGCGCAACTGGCTTGTGGCGTGCGAGTACTACGCCGAAGGGGGAAGGGAGAACCTCCGCCACCTGCTCCTGTTCCTGCTGCGCGAGTACTTCGGCGCCCGGGTAAAGGTAGAGCCGCCGCGCAAGAGGCCGGATTACGGCCTGTGGTGGCCGGAAGACAGGTGCTTTACGGACCGTAAGTCTTTTCAGGAGGCCGTAGGGTGGGAGGCGGATAAGCCCACGGTGGGCATCCTCTTCTACGCCGGGGCGCACCAGGCGGAATGTTTGCCGGTGGTCCGGGCCCTGATTGAAGCCCTGCGGGGCGAGGTCAACCTCCTTCCCGTGTTCTCCCGCGTGGAGCACAACCTTACCGCGCTGCGCTCCCTTTTCTTCGAGGCCGGACGACCGGCGGTGAACCTGGTGGTCAACCTCCAGTACTTCTGCCTGCACGGCGGCCCTTACGGCGGCCCTCCCGAGCCCACGCACCAGCTCCTCTCCGAGCTGGGCGTTCCGGTGCTGATCGGGTTCCGGTCCTACACCACGGAGACAGGGGAGTGGTGGCAGGGGATGCGGCTTAGCCCCCTGGAGACCACCCTGGGGGTGGTGCTGCCCGAGTTGGACGGGGGCATTGACCCGGTCTACGTCGGCGGCCTGGCCACGACTCTCGGGAAGGGGTACCTGGAAGGTGAGGGCAAGGAGGCGCAGGCTCTGCCGGAAGGGATAGAGCGGCTATGTGGACGGGGGCGCCGGTGGCTGGCCCTGAGGCGGCTGCCCAACGCGGAGAAGCGGCTGGCGCTGATCCTGTACGACTATCCTCCGGGAGAGGCCCGCTTGGGAAACGCCGGATACCTTGACGCCCTGGGAAGCTTGCGAGTGTTTCTTGAAAAACTGGCTGCCGCCGGGTATGGGGTGGAAGTGCCGGAAGGTGATCTGGCCGAATTCCTGATCCCGCGTGGGGTGGTGAACGGGCCGGAGTGGCCCGCTCCGGAGCCGGAGCTTTGTGTGCCCGTCGAGGTCTACCAAAGCTGGTACCAGGAACTGCCGGCCGACCTACGGGCGGAAGTCGAGAAGCACTGGGGGAAGCCGCCGGGCACGGTGATGGTGCGGCAGGACAGACTGCTCCTGCCCGGGGTGGTGCTGGGCAACATTTTCCTGGGCGTGCAGCCCTCGCGAGGGGTGCACGAAACCCCGGATAAGCTCTACCACGACCGGGACCTGCCTCCGCACCACCAGTACCTGGCCTTCTACTGGTGGCTGGCTAAAGAGTTCGGGGCGCACGCTCTCGTCCACTGGGGAACCCACGGTACTCTGGAGTTCACCCCCGGGCGGGAAGGCCCGGTATCGCGGCGCTGTTTCCCGGATATCCTGGTGGGCGATCTGCCCCACGTGTATTACTACTGGGTGGGCAATCCCTCCGAGGCCACGCTGGCCAAGCGCAGGAGCTACGCCGTTACCGTCTCCCACGCCTCACCGCCCCTGGTTCCTTCCGGCCTCTACGGCGACTACCTGGAACTGGAGGATCTGCTGGGCGAGTGGCGCCGGGCGCCCGAGCAGGAGCGCCGCCAACTCGAGGAGCGCCTGGCGGCGCGGGCGAAGGACCTCTCCCTCCCCGTCCGGACACCGGAGGAACTGGAACTCTACCTGTACCGGCTGAAGCGCCGGCTCATCCCCCGGGGGCTGCACGTGCTGGACCGGCAGCTTGAAGGTGAGGATCTGGCCGAGTACCTGGTTGGCCTGGTGCGCTTTGACCGGGAAGTGCCCTCGCTGCTCCGGGTGCTGGCCGGTCGGAGAGGGTGGAACTACGAGGAGTGCCTGGGCCGTCCCGAGCGGCTAAGGACGCTGGAGGAAGAGGCCGGATGGGCGGTGCGGCGCTGGCTGGCCGGGGAAGAGGAGGCCCTGCCGCCGGATACTGCCCGGTACCTGGCCCGGGTGCGGGAAAACCTCGGCCGCTCCCGTGAAAGCGAAGGCCTGCTCACCGCGCTCGCCGGTCGCTACCTTCTTCCCAACCTGGGCGGGGACCCCTTGCGCTCCCCGGAGGTCTTTCCCGTGGGGCGCAACATGTACGAGTTCGATCCCCGGCTTATACCGACGGTAACCGCCCGGCGCCGGGGCGAGGAAACCGTAGCTGCGGTGCTGGAGCGCTTCCGGGCCGCCCACGGCCGCTATCCGGAGAGTGTGGGCCTGGTGCTGTGGGGGTTTGAGACCCTGAGCACCGGCGGGGAGACGATCGCTCAGATCCTGGCCTACTTGGGGGTGCGCCTGGTGCGCAAGGGCAACCCCTGGTTCAAGGACCTGGAACTCGTTCCCCTGACAGAATTGGGACGGCCGCGCATCGACGTGCTGGTTACCATCTGCGGCATCTTCCGGGATCTGCTGGGTCCACAGGTCGAGCTGATCAACCGGGCGGTGGAGCTGGCGGCCGAGGCGCCGGAGCCGGAGGAAATGAACTACGTGCGCCTGCACAGCCAAAAGGCCCGGGCAGAGCACGGGGCGCTCAGCCGGGCCCGGATCTTCGGCCCCCGCGAGGGGGAGTACGCTACCGCGGTGCGGGCCCTGGTGGAAAGCGGAGCCTGGCAGGACGAGGAGGAGTTGGTGGAAGCCTACGAGAGATCCTTGGCCTACTGCCACTACCGGGGCCGGATCGCGGAGAACCGGAAGCTCTTTGACGCCCTTGCCGCAACCGTGGAAGTGGTTTCCCAGGTGAGGCACAGCGCGGAGTACGAGTTCGCCGATCTGGACCACTACTACGAGTTCTTCGGCGGCCTTTCCGGGGCCGTGGCCCGGCACCGCGGAGCCAGACCCCGGCAGTGGGTGGTGGACACCAGCGAAGAACTCCCGGAGGTGGCCGAGGCGGGCCTGGCCGTAGACCGGGCAGTGAGGGCCCGCCTGTTCAACCCCCGCTGGCTCGAGGGTATGCTGGCCCATCCCTTTCACGGCGGCCAGAAGGTGGCCGACCGGGTGCAGTACCTGGTGGGCCTGGCGGCCACCACCGGCCAGGTGGGGGAATGGGTGTTCCGTGAGGCGCTTCACCGCCTAATCCTGGATCCGGGAGTGCGCCGCCGGCTGGCTGAGAATAATCGCTTTGCCACCTTGGAGCTGGCCCGGCGCCTGGCCGAAGCCGAGCGCCGAGGGTACTTCAGCCTCACGGCCCAAGAGCGCGCCGCCTTTGCGGAGGCAGTGTTGGATCTGGAGGCGGTCGTTGAAGAAAGCACCTGA
- a CDS encoding precorrin-8X methylmutase codes for MTFLAEPTAIEARSLATVARALEEEDRPREEKQVLARMLHASGDLGLKEVFDCHPDFVARALAGLRTGANVVVDVKMVAAGIDRRRLRQLGGRVHCAIARAEVVARARAQGLTRAMAAMDYLAPLMQGGLVAIGNAPTALFRLLQLWQEGRARPAAVVGTPVGFVGAAEAKEALRESGIPYLTVRGSRGGSTVAAAAVNALLRLAVGKAD; via the coding sequence TTGACCTTTCTGGCGGAACCGACGGCCATCGAGGCTCGGAGCCTGGCAACGGTGGCCAGAGCCCTGGAAGAAGAAGATCGCCCTCGGGAGGAAAAACAGGTGCTGGCCCGGATGCTTCACGCTTCCGGGGATCTCGGACTGAAAGAGGTCTTCGACTGTCATCCGGATTTTGTGGCCCGGGCACTGGCAGGCCTTCGGACCGGGGCCAACGTGGTGGTGGACGTGAAGATGGTGGCGGCAGGGATAGATAGGCGGCGCTTACGCCAGTTGGGTGGGCGGGTGCACTGCGCCATCGCCCGGGCGGAGGTAGTCGCCCGGGCGCGGGCTCAAGGCCTCACCCGGGCCATGGCGGCCATGGATTATCTGGCACCCTTGATGCAGGGCGGCCTGGTGGCGATCGGCAACGCTCCTACCGCGCTGTTCCGGCTCCTGCAACTCTGGCAGGAGGGCCGGGCCAGGCCGGCCGCAGTGGTGGGAACCCCGGTGGGCTTTGTGGGAGCGGCCGAGGCCAAGGAGGCACTGCGGGAGAGCGGTATCCCCTACCTCACCGTCCGTGGAAGCCGGGGTGGCAGCACCGTGGCTGCCGCGGCGGTAAACGCCCTGCTCCGCCTGGCGGTCGGGAAAGCTGACTGA
- a CDS encoding CbiX/SirB N-terminal domain-containing protein, translated as MLLGHGSRREEANRGVGELAAQVERRFPQRVVEVGYLAHGRPTLAEAVAAALRRGAQEVVVVPLFLYDGVHVRKDIPEQLEELRQEYPGLPLRCTASLGSDPRITEIVLDRIREVGEG; from the coding sequence GTGCTCCTGGGGCACGGCAGCCGCCGGGAGGAGGCCAACCGAGGAGTAGGGGAGCTGGCCGCCCAGGTGGAACGCCGTTTTCCTCAGAGGGTGGTAGAGGTGGGGTATCTGGCGCACGGTCGGCCCACCCTGGCCGAAGCGGTAGCTGCCGCCCTCAGGCGGGGCGCGCAGGAGGTGGTGGTAGTACCGCTGTTTCTTTATGACGGTGTGCATGTGCGGAAGGATATTCCTGAGCAGCTTGAGGAGTTGCGCCAGGAGTACCCGGGTTTGCCACTGCGGTGCACGGCCAGCCTGGGAAGCGACCCGCGCATCACCGAGATAGTTCTGGACCGGATTCGGGAGGTGGGCGAGGGTTGA
- the cobK gene encoding precorrin-6A reductase encodes MILVLAGTTEAREVIRALADRGLEVAATAVTEYGAVLARAAGASRVRVGPLGEADLHRLVEELNPRAVVDATHPFAVKIRELARSVCRAYGLPLFRYLRPTCPLPEHPLVTVAGNAAEAAEAAAAGSTVFLAVGTRLLGEILGHPALKGKRLVVRILPDPRSLEHCLALGIGPRDIVAAQGPFSVELNRAMLRHFGAQVLVTKESGRPGGLEEKLAAALSEGIRAVVIRRPREEEGEDVAAILKACVRLSGGESP; translated from the coding sequence ATGATCCTGGTACTCGCCGGGACCACCGAGGCCCGGGAGGTGATCCGCGCCCTCGCCGACCGGGGGCTGGAGGTAGCGGCTACCGCGGTGACCGAGTACGGCGCCGTTCTGGCAAGGGCCGCCGGTGCCTCCCGGGTGCGGGTGGGCCCCCTGGGCGAGGCCGACTTGCACCGGCTGGTGGAGGAGCTTAACCCCCGGGCGGTGGTAGATGCTACCCACCCCTTTGCCGTGAAGATCCGGGAACTGGCCCGCTCGGTGTGCCGCGCCTACGGTCTGCCCCTATTCCGCTATCTCCGCCCCACGTGTCCTCTGCCGGAGCACCCGCTGGTCACCGTGGCGGGAAACGCCGCCGAGGCGGCGGAGGCGGCGGCCGCAGGCAGTACGGTCTTCCTGGCCGTGGGTACCCGGCTTCTGGGTGAGATACTCGGCCACCCGGCCTTGAAGGGAAAACGGCTGGTGGTGCGCATCCTGCCCGATCCGCGCTCGCTGGAGCACTGTTTGGCCCTGGGGATCGGTCCCAGGGACATCGTGGCTGCCCAAGGCCCGTTCTCGGTAGAACTCAACCGGGCGATGCTACGGCACTTTGGGGCGCAGGTACTGGTTACCAAGGAGAGCGGTCGGCCGGGGGGGCTGGAGGAAAAGCTGGCCGCCGCGCTGTCGGAGGGGATCCGGGCGGTGGTAATCCGTCGGCCACGGGAAGAAGAAGGAGAGGACGTAGCCGCGATCCTAAAGGCCTGCGTACGGCTGAGCGGAGGTGAAAGCCCCTGA